A window of the Pseudomonas gozinkensis genome harbors these coding sequences:
- a CDS encoding DUF58 domain-containing protein, whose product MEAVDGLVYVSLAQLMALEFKARDLSFLARQPQGSILAGNHASRLRGRGLNFDELRRYQPGDDLRHLDWRASLRTGKPVVRTFTEERDRPALIVVDQRMSMFFGSQRSFKSAVAAELGALAAWMVFHAGDRVGGLVFNDQRIDSIAPLRSRKRVEALLSRIAQQNQALNAGNPDAEDEDQLDKALQRCLAVAGHDHLICIVSDFAGAGERTLQLMRQLAAHNDVIALQVYDPMALKLPSDGRLLVTQGQLQVELAVEKRSVHQPLGDFLGGRLKDVATLLRRSQVPLMMFSTAEEAHQQLRAELGKSNGSRR is encoded by the coding sequence ATGGAAGCCGTCGACGGACTGGTCTATGTCTCACTCGCGCAATTGATGGCGCTGGAGTTCAAGGCCCGCGACCTGAGTTTTCTCGCCCGCCAGCCCCAGGGCAGCATCCTCGCCGGCAATCATGCTTCGCGCCTGCGTGGGCGGGGTTTGAACTTCGATGAGTTGCGCCGCTATCAACCCGGTGACGACCTGCGCCACCTCGACTGGCGCGCCTCGCTGCGCACCGGCAAACCGGTGGTGCGAACCTTTACCGAAGAGCGCGACCGCCCGGCGCTGATCGTGGTCGACCAGCGCATGTCGATGTTCTTCGGCTCGCAACGCAGCTTCAAATCCGCCGTCGCTGCCGAACTCGGAGCACTGGCGGCGTGGATGGTGTTCCATGCCGGCGATCGGGTCGGCGGACTGGTGTTCAACGATCAACGCATCGACAGCATCGCGCCGTTGCGCAGCCGCAAACGGGTCGAAGCGCTGCTGAGTCGAATCGCCCAACAGAATCAGGCGCTGAACGCCGGCAACCCGGACGCCGAAGACGAAGATCAACTGGACAAGGCCTTGCAGCGCTGCCTTGCGGTGGCCGGGCATGACCATCTGATCTGCATCGTCAGTGATTTCGCCGGAGCCGGCGAACGCACCTTGCAGTTGATGCGGCAACTGGCGGCGCACAACGACGTGATCGCCCTGCAAGTCTACGACCCTATGGCGCTGAAATTGCCGAGCGACGGCCGGCTGTTGGTGACCCAGGGCCAGTTGCAAGTGGAGCTGGCAGTCGAGAAACGCAGCGTGCACCAGCCATTGGGAGATTTCCTCGGTGGTCGGCTCAAGGACGTCGCCACCCTGCTGCGCCGCAGTCAGGTGCCGTTGATGATGTTCAGCACCGCCGAAGAAGCGCATCAGCAATTACGCGCCGAACTCGGTAAATCCAACGGTTCGAGGCGATGA
- a CDS encoding AAA family ATPase, whose translation MTALTDLNALQASIAEAVLGQDQVIRQILLGLLANGHLLLESLPGLAKTRTVKALAKHLDAKMSRIQFTPDLLPSDITGAEVLHQVDGKNEIRFQPGPLFGNLILADEINRAPAKVQAALLEAMEERQITVAGNSHALPELFIVVATQNPIEQEGTYPLPEAQMDRFLMKVLLDYPSADNESQVLRLLRAEEFAQGASTAPTKGFELAQDVIFAARKEVSAVHVSPAIDRYLIDLINATRHPADYDEDLARWIAIGASPRGGIGLDRCARADAWLQGQDFVSPDNVRAVVHPVLRHRLQLSYDAVADGVSADQVLDRILDKVAIPA comes from the coding sequence ATGACTGCACTCACCGACCTCAACGCCCTGCAAGCCAGCATCGCCGAAGCGGTGCTCGGCCAGGATCAGGTGATCCGGCAGATTCTGCTCGGCCTGCTGGCCAACGGGCACCTGTTGCTGGAAAGCCTGCCGGGGCTGGCCAAGACCCGCACGGTCAAGGCGCTCGCCAAACATCTGGACGCGAAGATGAGCCGTATCCAGTTCACCCCCGACCTGCTGCCCTCGGACATCACCGGCGCCGAGGTGCTGCATCAGGTCGATGGCAAGAACGAGATCCGCTTCCAGCCCGGCCCGCTGTTCGGCAACCTGATCCTCGCCGACGAGATCAACCGTGCGCCGGCCAAGGTGCAGGCCGCGCTGCTCGAAGCCATGGAAGAACGGCAAATCACTGTAGCCGGCAACAGCCATGCGCTGCCGGAATTGTTCATTGTGGTGGCGACGCAAAACCCGATCGAACAGGAAGGCACCTACCCGCTGCCCGAAGCGCAGATGGACCGGTTCCTGATGAAAGTCCTGCTGGATTACCCCAGTGCCGACAACGAAAGCCAGGTGCTGCGGCTGTTGCGCGCCGAGGAGTTTGCCCAGGGCGCCAGCACCGCGCCTACCAAGGGTTTCGAGCTGGCGCAGGACGTGATCTTCGCCGCGCGCAAGGAGGTCAGCGCAGTGCACGTCTCCCCCGCCATCGACCGCTACCTGATCGACCTGATCAACGCCACTCGCCATCCGGCTGACTACGACGAAGACCTGGCCCGCTGGATTGCCATCGGCGCCAGCCCGCGCGGTGGTATCGGCCTGGACCGCTGCGCCCGCGCCGATGCGTGGCTGCAGGGCCAGGATTTCGTTTCGCCGGACAACGTACGCGCCGTGGTGCACCCGGTGCTGCGTCATCGCCTGCAACTGAGCTACGACGCGGTGGCCGATGGCGTCAGCGCCGATCAGGTGCTGGACCGGATCCTCGACAAAGTTGCCATTCCGGCCTGA
- a CDS encoding SphA family protein, with protein MVKPCVVRPLLALCMIGSPLVYAAEGGVGRPITGQQVFSNAGVIPPAPGWVMSVTSIWYDGEIKGSGGAPISGEVSAGIKMKVSYTMTNLTHVWDTGKGQWNYASAIGVPVQYTDIDAAFTGVRGRTLGNSDSGTQFADALITPIAAGYHFDELNHIAFSLPIYIPTGAYNDDRLANPGQNNYTFMPTVAFSHLDGKGGELTLSGNLQFYTENKATDYRTGDIFTLEALWTHGFGNGWNAGLVAGYVQQISDDKGDTADILNGFRGRSVGAGPTVGWSGKFADAQASVSARWVPEFDTKNRPEGNGVAVNMTLAFF; from the coding sequence ATGGTCAAGCCTTGCGTTGTCCGCCCGTTGCTGGCGCTGTGCATGATCGGCAGTCCGCTGGTGTACGCGGCCGAAGGTGGCGTCGGTCGGCCGATCACCGGCCAGCAGGTTTTCTCCAATGCCGGTGTGATTCCGCCGGCACCGGGCTGGGTGATGTCAGTGACCAGCATCTGGTACGACGGCGAGATCAAGGGCAGTGGCGGCGCGCCGATTTCCGGTGAAGTCAGCGCCGGGATCAAGATGAAAGTCTCCTACACCATGACCAACCTCACCCACGTCTGGGACACCGGAAAGGGGCAATGGAATTACGCCTCGGCCATTGGCGTACCTGTGCAGTACACCGACATCGATGCCGCTTTCACCGGCGTACGTGGCCGCACCCTGGGCAACAGCGATTCCGGCACCCAGTTTGCCGATGCGCTGATCACGCCGATTGCTGCCGGTTACCACTTTGACGAGCTCAACCACATCGCGTTTTCGCTGCCGATCTACATCCCGACCGGGGCCTATAACGATGATCGTCTGGCCAACCCCGGGCAGAACAACTACACGTTCATGCCCACCGTGGCGTTCTCTCATCTGGACGGCAAGGGCGGCGAACTCACTCTCTCCGGCAACCTGCAGTTCTACACCGAGAACAAGGCCACCGATTACCGCACCGGCGACATCTTCACCCTCGAAGCCCTGTGGACCCATGGGTTTGGCAATGGTTGGAACGCCGGGCTGGTCGCCGGTTACGTCCAGCAGATCAGCGATGACAAGGGCGACACCGCCGACATCCTCAACGGCTTTCGCGGGCGCTCGGTGGGCGCCGGCCCGACCGTCGGCTGGAGCGGTAAGTTCGCCGATGCCCAGGCCAGTGTCAGCGCACGTTGGGTGCCGGAGTTCGACACCAAGAACCGGCCTGAAGGCAACGGCGTCGCCGTGAACATGACCCTGGCGTTTTTCTAG
- a CDS encoding DUF4381 domain-containing protein → MNPNVPDIGQLKELGLPAPVSYAPQTWGWWVLLAVLVLAALLIGVRRYRQWRRDQYRREALVRLAQLRERSDDLNALRELPELLKRVALSMPSCNPPPVGASLLAKGPFQSTFPLTMRTSSRASSLPQGVAALEGLDWQAFLQRHCKKPLPADLSEQLALLAYAPDDALRALPAPQRQALFDTCQHWVERHHVAA, encoded by the coding sequence ATGAATCCGAACGTTCCGGACATCGGACAGCTCAAGGAGCTGGGCCTGCCTGCGCCGGTAAGCTACGCACCGCAGACCTGGGGCTGGTGGGTGTTGCTGGCGGTGTTGGTGCTGGCCGCGTTGCTGATCGGTGTGCGGCGTTATCGGCAATGGCGACGGGATCAATATCGGCGTGAAGCGCTGGTGCGGTTGGCGCAATTGCGTGAGCGCAGCGATGACCTGAATGCGTTGCGCGAATTGCCGGAATTGCTCAAGCGCGTCGCCCTCTCGATGCCGAGCTGCAATCCGCCTCCTGTGGGAGCGAGCTTGCTCGCGAAGGGGCCATTCCAGTCGACATTTCCTTTGACTATGAGGACCTCTTCGCGAGCAAGCTCGCTCCCACAAGGGGTTGCGGCGCTGGAGGGACTGGATTGGCAAGCCTTCTTGCAGCGGCACTGCAAAAAGCCGCTGCCGGCGGATTTGAGCGAACAACTCGCGCTACTCGCCTACGCCCCCGACGACGCGTTGCGCGCCCTGCCCGCGCCGCAGCGTCAGGCGCTGTTCGATACCTGCCAGCACTGGGTGGAGCGTCATCATGTGGCAGCTTGA
- a CDS encoding HAD family hydrolase, with protein sequence MTNPMLHRQRFGLALLFGLALPLLAQASEPLPSWNDSPAKKHIIEFVEAITDQAGKDFVKPAERIAVFDNDGTLWSEQPAYFELLFAFDEVKRTAAQHPEWKTTQPFKAVLENDHKALGEAGMDGLLKIVAATHTGMTTEAFDDYAKTWLAQARHPKTGKPYTEMIFQPMLEMLDYLRSQDFKTYIVSGGDTGFMRAFAEKVYGIPPEQVIGTTFVTAFEYKDGKASIVRTAKLAHNDDGPGKPVSIDSVIGRRPILAFGNSDGDLQMLQWTAAGPGKRFMGLVHHTDAKREWAYDRQSDIGRLDKALDEANSRGWTVVDMASDWRRIYPFDPPVPEQVK encoded by the coding sequence ATGACGAACCCGATGCTGCACCGCCAACGATTCGGTCTGGCCCTGTTGTTCGGCCTCGCCTTGCCGCTACTGGCACAGGCCAGTGAACCGCTGCCGTCGTGGAACGACAGCCCGGCGAAAAAACACATCATCGAGTTTGTCGAGGCAATCACTGATCAGGCCGGCAAGGACTTCGTCAAACCCGCCGAACGTATCGCCGTGTTCGACAACGACGGCACGTTGTGGAGCGAGCAACCGGCGTATTTCGAGTTGCTGTTCGCTTTCGACGAGGTCAAGCGCACCGCCGCGCAGCACCCGGAATGGAAGACCACGCAGCCGTTCAAGGCTGTTCTGGAAAACGATCACAAGGCACTGGGCGAAGCCGGCATGGACGGCCTGCTGAAAATCGTCGCCGCGACCCACACCGGCATGACCACGGAAGCCTTCGATGATTACGCGAAAACCTGGCTGGCCCAGGCCCGCCATCCGAAAACCGGCAAGCCGTACACCGAAATGATCTTCCAGCCGATGCTGGAAATGCTCGACTACCTGCGCAGCCAGGACTTCAAGACCTACATCGTTTCCGGTGGCGACACCGGCTTCATGCGCGCCTTCGCCGAGAAGGTCTACGGCATCCCGCCAGAACAGGTGATCGGCACCACCTTCGTGACCGCGTTCGAATACAAGGACGGCAAGGCCTCGATCGTGCGCACCGCCAAACTGGCGCACAACGACGACGGCCCGGGCAAACCGGTGAGCATCGATTCGGTGATCGGTCGCCGGCCGATCCTCGCCTTCGGCAACTCCGACGGCGACCTGCAGATGCTCCAGTGGACCGCCGCCGGTCCCGGCAAACGCTTCATGGGCCTGGTGCATCACACCGACGCCAAACGCGAATGGGCCTATGACCGCCAATCCGATATCGGGCGCCTGGACAAGGCCCTCGACGAAGCGAATTCCCGAGGCTGGACCGTGGTTGACATGGCGAGCGACTGGCGCCGGATCTACCCGTTCGATCCGCCCGTACCCGAGCAAGTGAAGTAG
- a CDS encoding arylsulfatase: MTRIRKWIPRLALVATSVMALSATASAAEKPNILVIFGDDIGQTNISAYSMGVVGYKTPNIDRIAKEGMMFTDYYAENSCTAGRSTFITGQTALRTGLSKVGMPGVPVGLQARDVTIAQALKAHGYATGQFGKNHLGDRDEYLPTNHGFDEFFGNLYHLNAEEEPERPYWPKDDAEFVKASSPRGVIHSFADGKIEDTGALNKKRMETIDDETTAAAQAFIEKQAKADKPFFVWMNTTRMHAFTHVRESMQGQSGMVGNEYADGMLEHDGDVGKLLKTLDDLKITDNTIVVYTTDNGPNQWSWPDAATTPFRNEKNSNWEGAYRVPAMVRWPGHIKPGEVSTQMFSGLDWFPTLLAAVGDLDIKDRLLKGADVGGKNFKVHLDGFNQLDYLTGKTDKSARDEFYYFNDDGELVSMRYKDWKFVFCEQRAPGGFKVWSEPFTCLRVPKIFNLRMDPYERADTVSDQYFDWLAKNDYLIFQGISRSAKFLQTFVDYPPSQRPASFSIDQIREEVDKKIEEKMKAAK; this comes from the coding sequence ATGACTCGCATACGCAAGTGGATACCCAGGCTAGCCCTGGTGGCGACTTCAGTCATGGCCCTGTCGGCAACCGCCTCAGCGGCCGAAAAACCCAACATTCTGGTGATCTTCGGCGACGATATCGGCCAGACCAACATCAGTGCCTACTCGATGGGCGTGGTCGGCTACAAGACGCCGAACATCGACCGGATCGCCAAGGAAGGCATGATGTTCACCGACTACTATGCGGAGAACAGTTGCACTGCTGGGCGATCCACCTTCATCACCGGCCAGACAGCGCTGCGCACCGGCCTGTCCAAGGTCGGGATGCCGGGCGTACCGGTCGGCTTGCAGGCCCGTGACGTCACCATCGCCCAGGCGCTGAAGGCCCACGGTTATGCCACCGGTCAGTTCGGCAAGAATCACCTCGGCGACAGGGACGAGTACCTTCCCACCAACCATGGCTTCGATGAATTCTTCGGCAATCTTTATCACCTCAATGCCGAAGAAGAGCCGGAACGCCCTTACTGGCCCAAGGATGATGCCGAGTTCGTCAAGGCTTCCTCGCCCCGTGGCGTGATCCACAGTTTTGCCGACGGCAAGATCGAAGACACCGGCGCCTTGAACAAAAAGCGCATGGAAACCATCGACGATGAAACCACTGCCGCCGCGCAGGCGTTCATCGAGAAACAAGCCAAGGCTGACAAACCGTTCTTCGTCTGGATGAACACCACCCGCATGCACGCCTTCACGCATGTGCGTGAGTCCATGCAGGGCCAGAGCGGGATGGTCGGCAACGAGTATGCAGACGGCATGCTCGAACACGACGGCGACGTGGGTAAGCTGCTCAAGACCCTCGATGACCTGAAAATCACCGACAACACGATCGTGGTCTACACCACCGACAACGGCCCGAACCAGTGGTCATGGCCGGACGCGGCCACCACGCCGTTCCGTAACGAGAAGAACTCGAACTGGGAAGGTGCTTATCGGGTGCCGGCCATGGTTCGTTGGCCAGGGCATATCAAGCCCGGTGAAGTGTCGACGCAGATGTTCTCCGGTCTGGACTGGTTCCCGACCTTGCTCGCGGCCGTGGGCGATCTCGACATCAAGGATCGCTTGCTTAAAGGCGCGGACGTCGGCGGCAAGAACTTCAAGGTGCATCTGGACGGTTTCAACCAGTTGGACTACCTGACCGGCAAGACCGACAAGAGCGCGCGTGACGAGTTCTACTACTTCAACGATGACGGTGAACTGGTGAGCATGCGTTACAAAGACTGGAAGTTCGTCTTCTGCGAGCAGCGTGCACCGGGCGGCTTCAAGGTCTGGAGCGAACCGTTCACGTGCCTGCGCGTACCGAAGATTTTCAATCTGCGCATGGACCCGTATGAACGCGCCGACACGGTCTCCGACCAATACTTCGACTGGCTGGCGAAAAACGACTACCTGATATTCCAAGGGATAAGCCGATCCGCCAAGTTCCTGCAGACCTTCGTCGATTACCCGCCAAGCCAACGTCCGGCGAGCTTCAGCATCGACCAGATCCGCGAGGAAGTGGACAAGAAAATCGAGGAGAAAATGAAAGCGGCCAAGTAA
- a CDS encoding BatD family protein: protein MNFLTLAAAIAGKPAPTGLCGANTSEVNTVDLCGSGLARDEARPVNTIINALLLFSLINLNAFAAEPQLKVQAHLQPADGIKVGGLVELQLDVLTDTWFTSAATLPELKLDGALVMPPDGQAQHLNQTIDGQAFSGLRYSYLITPNAARTFDIPALTVRATPGQATAEISARSQPMQFSATLPPGFNPGETPLVATGLRFSQTVTQSATPLKVGDSLTRQLTLQADGALAMALPVPALSEVKDLSRYVKTPQVSSLDDGRGNILGGQRIDSVSYRIDSAGTHSLPAIDVKWWDSRTQQIRTAQVPAVTFEAIANSAYKPVFSITEDLRQLGQNSRLHLSGHWLVWLAALAGLVIAGYLGRPALSRAHRQWQQRQLARQQARQQSADYAWQQVAGQLAGQPPQLTALYLWLRRCGLGLKLTHAGPRLQGLLRSLYGRDPAAGQALGQLRQSLSTLHSQAEQQQARPVPALRPLNPAHEKDFP, encoded by the coding sequence ATGAATTTTCTAACGCTCGCTGCCGCCATCGCGGGCAAGCCCGCTCCCACAGGGCTTTGTGGTGCGAACACAAGTGAAGTGAACACAGTTGATCTCTGTGGGAGCGGGCTTGCCCGCGATGAGGCACGACCAGTCAATACAATAATCAATGCATTGCTCCTGTTCAGTTTGATCAACTTGAACGCCTTTGCAGCTGAACCCCAACTCAAAGTCCAGGCCCACCTGCAACCCGCCGACGGCATCAAGGTCGGCGGTCTGGTGGAGCTGCAACTCGATGTCCTCACCGACACCTGGTTCACCAGCGCCGCCACCCTGCCCGAGCTGAAGCTCGACGGCGCGCTGGTGATGCCACCGGACGGTCAGGCCCAGCATCTGAATCAGACCATCGACGGCCAGGCCTTCAGCGGTCTGCGCTACAGCTACCTGATCACGCCCAATGCCGCCCGGACCTTCGACATTCCTGCGCTCACGGTGCGCGCTACCCCCGGCCAGGCCACCGCTGAAATCAGCGCCCGCAGCCAGCCGATGCAATTCAGCGCCACCCTGCCACCGGGCTTCAACCCCGGAGAAACGCCGCTGGTAGCCACCGGGCTGCGCTTCAGTCAAACCGTCACCCAGTCAGCCACCCCGCTGAAAGTCGGCGACAGCCTCACCCGCCAACTGACCCTGCAAGCCGACGGAGCACTGGCCATGGCGCTTCCGGTGCCTGCGCTGAGCGAAGTCAAAGACCTGAGCCGTTATGTGAAGACGCCACAGGTCAGTAGCCTCGATGACGGGCGCGGCAATATTCTGGGCGGTCAGCGCATCGACAGCGTCAGCTACCGCATCGACTCCGCCGGGACCCACAGCCTGCCGGCCATCGACGTGAAATGGTGGGATTCACGCACCCAACAGATCCGCACCGCACAAGTCCCGGCGGTCACTTTCGAGGCCATTGCCAACAGCGCCTACAAACCGGTGTTCTCGATCACCGAAGACTTGCGCCAACTAGGCCAGAACAGTCGCCTGCATCTTTCCGGCCACTGGCTGGTCTGGCTGGCCGCGCTCGCGGGACTGGTCATCGCCGGTTATCTGGGCCGGCCTGCACTCAGCCGAGCGCACCGTCAATGGCAACAGCGCCAGCTAGCGCGGCAACAGGCCCGTCAGCAATCAGCCGACTACGCGTGGCAACAGGTCGCCGGGCAACTGGCCGGACAACCGCCGCAGTTGACGGCTCTGTACCTGTGGCTGCGGCGCTGTGGTCTGGGCCTGAAACTGACCCACGCCGGGCCGCGCCTGCAAGGGCTGTTGCGCAGCCTTTACGGGCGCGACCCGGCCGCTGGGCAGGCACTGGGTCAGCTGCGTCAATCGTTGTCTACGCTTCACAGTCAGGCCGAACAGCAGCAGGCCCGCCCGGTCCCGGCCCTGCGCCCGCTCAACCCCGCTCACGAGAAGGATTTCCCATGA
- a CDS encoding VWA domain-containing protein: MEINLGDFHFLRPLWLLLALFAALLPLIWRRSRDLQRRLRGNIAEHLLPHLLVTPQDNQRLRPVHLLCALLVLGAVAAAGPTWEQDRPDFLENRAPLIVAVDLSPSMDASDVPPTRLEAAKHTLHDLIRRRAGARTALIAYAGSAHLVLPATDDPALLDSFIQALGTGLIDKPGKNVGAVIDQARRLLEAEKTPGSLLLITDGADTAQLDGLGKQLQGTGLQVLVLAVGNQDGGLIQNADGQPRTDSNGRPVLGSFDPAAIKQLASALDAPLGSLTLTNDDLDWVELHAQQHFQSVSAEQQQLHWKDAGYWLCWPLLLLALFSVRKGWSVNWMPALALAVGLGWPSAPAQANALTDAFFTRDQQGRWAFEHEHFPQAAALFVDPYWKGVAAYHAADFDLALATFARLDTPQAYFYLGNIYVRRFKFDQAIAAYQQALKLQPQFPEATANLALAVALQKDTESAEQNAPETKPDEVKFDKTPGKGQSKAVTTEQATSDALWLQNLTTSPAKFLRQKFSLQDQAEARP; this comes from the coding sequence ATGGAGATCAATCTCGGCGACTTCCACTTCTTGCGTCCGCTGTGGTTGCTGCTTGCGCTGTTCGCGGCGCTGCTGCCGTTGATCTGGCGCCGCAGTCGCGACTTGCAGCGACGCCTGCGCGGCAACATCGCCGAGCATCTGCTGCCGCACCTGCTGGTCACCCCGCAGGACAACCAGCGCCTGCGCCCGGTGCATCTGCTGTGTGCGTTGCTGGTGCTGGGCGCCGTGGCGGCAGCCGGGCCGACCTGGGAGCAGGACCGGCCAGACTTTCTGGAGAATCGTGCGCCGCTGATCGTGGCCGTCGACCTGTCGCCGTCGATGGACGCCAGCGATGTTCCGCCGACTCGCCTCGAAGCCGCCAAACACACACTGCACGACCTGATTCGGCGCCGCGCCGGTGCGCGCACCGCGCTGATCGCCTACGCCGGCAGCGCGCATCTGGTGTTGCCGGCGACCGATGACCCGGCGTTGCTCGACAGTTTCATTCAGGCCTTGGGCACCGGGCTGATCGACAAACCGGGCAAGAATGTCGGCGCCGTGATCGATCAGGCCAGGCGCCTGCTGGAGGCCGAGAAAACCCCGGGCAGTCTGCTGTTGATCACTGACGGCGCCGACACCGCGCAGCTCGATGGACTGGGCAAACAGTTGCAGGGCACCGGGTTGCAGGTGCTGGTGCTCGCGGTGGGCAATCAGGACGGCGGGTTGATACAGAATGCGGACGGCCAGCCGCGCACCGACAGTAACGGTCGCCCGGTACTGGGCAGCTTCGACCCGGCGGCGATCAAGCAACTGGCCTCGGCACTCGATGCGCCGCTGGGCAGCCTGACGCTGACGAACGACGATCTGGACTGGGTCGAACTGCACGCGCAGCAGCACTTCCAGAGCGTCAGCGCCGAGCAGCAGCAATTGCACTGGAAAGACGCCGGTTACTGGCTGTGCTGGCCGTTATTGCTGCTGGCATTGTTCAGCGTGCGCAAGGGCTGGAGCGTGAACTGGATGCCGGCGCTCGCTCTGGCCGTGGGCCTCGGCTGGCCGTCAGCGCCAGCGCAGGCCAATGCGCTGACCGACGCATTCTTCACCCGCGACCAGCAAGGGCGCTGGGCTTTCGAGCATGAGCATTTCCCGCAAGCGGCGGCGCTGTTTGTCGATCCGTACTGGAAAGGCGTCGCGGCCTATCACGCCGCCGACTTCGATCTGGCGCTGGCGACCTTCGCCCGGCTCGACACGCCCCAAGCGTATTTCTATCTGGGCAACATCTACGTGCGCCGCTTCAAGTTCGATCAGGCCATCGCGGCTTATCAGCAGGCGTTGAAGCTGCAACCACAATTCCCCGAAGCCACGGCCAACCTGGCACTGGCCGTCGCCCTGCAAAAAGACACCGAAAGCGCCGAACAGAATGCCCCCGAAACCAAGCCGGACGAGGTCAAGTTCGACAAGACACCGGGCAAGGGTCAGAGCAAAGCCGTGACCACAGAACAGGCGACGTCGGATGCGTTGTGGCTGCAGAACCTCACCACCTCACCGGCGAAATTCCTCCGGCAGAAATTCAGCCTGCAGGATCAGGCGGAGGCCCGGCCATGA
- a CDS encoding vWA domain-containing protein, with protein MWQLDYPWLLLLLPLPWLAFHYLPVYQEARSAVRVPFFGAMSRAVGETPASAGTRSNRWQLWLNVLVWALLLLAAARPVFVEKPIERQQPVRDLILAIDLSQSMETEDFTNAAGQKINRLAAVKEVVQGFIDKRKDDRLGLIVFGSGAYPQAPLTLDHASLSLLLEDTGIGMAGPNTAIGDAIGLSLKLLDKAHEQEKVLILLTDGNDTSSAITPDHAADMAAAKGVVIHTIGIGDPTASGEAKVNLQSLQQIAQATGGQFFRAEDRTALDQVYSTLDRLTPHQVKTLSHQPRRELFYWPLGAALVLLTLYHLGALLRPRLAVARQRQEA; from the coding sequence ATGTGGCAGCTTGATTACCCCTGGCTGTTGCTCCTGCTGCCGCTGCCCTGGCTGGCCTTCCATTACCTGCCCGTCTACCAGGAAGCGCGCAGCGCCGTGCGGGTGCCGTTCTTCGGCGCCATGAGCCGCGCCGTTGGCGAAACACCGGCCAGTGCGGGCACCCGCAGCAATCGCTGGCAGCTGTGGCTGAATGTGCTGGTGTGGGCCCTGTTGCTTCTGGCCGCCGCCCGCCCGGTGTTCGTCGAAAAACCCATCGAACGCCAACAACCGGTGCGCGACCTGATACTCGCCATCGACCTCTCGCAATCGATGGAGACCGAGGATTTCACCAACGCCGCCGGCCAGAAAATCAATCGTCTGGCCGCCGTCAAAGAAGTGGTGCAAGGCTTTATCGACAAGCGCAAGGATGATCGCCTCGGCCTGATCGTGTTCGGCAGTGGCGCTTATCCGCAGGCGCCGCTGACCCTCGATCACGCCAGCCTGTCCTTGCTGCTGGAAGACACCGGCATCGGCATGGCCGGCCCCAACACCGCCATCGGCGATGCCATCGGTCTGAGCCTCAAGCTCCTGGACAAGGCCCATGAACAGGAAAAAGTCCTGATCCTGCTCACCGACGGCAACGACACCAGCAGCGCCATCACCCCCGACCATGCCGCCGACATGGCCGCCGCCAAAGGCGTGGTGATTCATACCATCGGCATCGGCGACCCCACTGCTTCCGGTGAGGCCAAGGTCAATCTGCAAAGCCTGCAACAGATCGCCCAGGCCACCGGCGGCCAGTTCTTCCGCGCCGAAGACCGCACCGCGCTGGATCAGGTTTACAGCACTCTCGACCGGCTCACGCCCCATCAAGTGAAGACCCTCAGCCATCAACCCCGGCGCGAATTGTTTTACTGGCCGCTGGGCGCGGCGCTGGTGCTGCTGACCCTGTATCACCTCGGCGCCCTGCTGCGCCCAAGGCTGGCGGTTGCCCGTCAGCGGCAGGAGGCCTGA